The region CCGGATCGCGCACACCGGTAAGCTGTTCAATTTTATCCAGCGTATCAGGCGTCACCGCAGGGACGATACGGTCAACCATGGTTGACGGGAATGTTACATGTTGTTCGATCCACCCCGCCAGTTCCGCATCCACAGCACGTGCATAGGCGGTGACAACATTGCGCATCACATGACCATTTTCTGGCATATTATCGCAGGACATCACGGTAAATGCGTTCAATCCCGCAGCCTTACGACGAGCAAGCGCTTCAACGATCACGCCGGGTGCCGTTTTCGGTTGTTTAGGGTTTTGCAGATCGGCGGCGATCATCGGATTGTCTAACATCAGTTGACCAGTCGCCGGAGAATGGCAATACCCTTTCTCGGTAATCGTCAGGGAAACAATCGCGACCTGCGGTTCACACAGGGCTGCCAGTACAGTTTCCAGGCCATCAACCTGCGCGTGTAAGGCATTTTTCACCACGCCGACCACTCTTGCGGTCCAGGCATCTGCCGACATTTCCGCAACGGTATACAGATTATCTTGTTGTTTCAGGTCGGCAATCTGCTGCTCACCGCCGATCAGGTTAACTTCGCAATAACCCCAGTCGCTACGATGTTCCGCGGCCAGGATATCCGCGTAAACGCCCTGGTGAGCGCGATGAAACGCGCCAAAACCCAGGTGAACAATACGCGGGATCAGTGTGGTACGATCGTAACCAGGAAGTGCAGCCTTCGCCGCTAAGAGCTTGTTTTGCATTGTATGACCTACTTATGAATTAAATCAGGACTGACTCAGAGTAACGCCTGTATGGTTGTATGTTTTGATTTGAATTAATCTTTCTATGATTGGTATGACATCATTCAAACTTATCTGACAGCCTGATGTAATCTCTTTCTGCTACACCAGACTGTCAACATTGCTTAGCTCATCAGGGAGGCTGATTTACCTTTGGTGGCCGTCTTTTTTTCTGCCTCGCACCAGAGTGCATCGTAGGAATAGCCGGTTAAATCTTCGACAATCCGACGTGTCTCAGGCTCGACATCCTGCTTCGCGCCATTTGCTTTCAGACGCTCCACTTCATCAACAAAAATTTTATGGGTCCGCTTATTCAGATGGAAGGTTAACGCCTGCCACAGTGCCAGAATCAACAGACCAGCAGTACCTGCGAACAGCAATGTCGCGATAGTGTTGATGGCTTGTTCCGGCTGTACCTGGCTTCCTTTCACAAAGCCGCCATTTTGCAGCATCAAACCGACGATAAAAGTGGCAATCGCAACCGTTGTTTTACGGGAGAAAGTCATGACTGCAGCGAATAGCCCTTCACGACGCTGACGGGTAATCATCTCGTCAATGTCTGGAATGAACGGAAATACGTTCCACGGGGTAAACTCCAGTACGCAACGCCCGACCTGATACAGCGCAGCCAGAATAACCAGCAGCGTGACTTTGTTATCTGTCGGGAACTGGTAAACCATAAACAGCCCTGCCAGACACAGCATCATCAACGTGTAGGCAAAAACATACAGTCGCGACGGGCCATATTTAATGATGGCGAATCCGGCTAATAACGTGACCGGCAGCCCCACGATACTCATCGACAACAGCGTACCGGCAAGAGAAGACGACACATTCAGACAGTAAACACAGAAGAAAACAAAAACAGTGTTGTAAACATCTTTGGCCGTGAAAGAGAGCAAATAGATAGCCAGATGTTTTCTGAACGCGCGAACTTTCAGCGTAGAGCCGTACTCTTTGAACAGACGCCCTACCATCGCTACTTTTTCTGTGAATGTCGTCGGCTGACTACTGCGCTCAAGCTCTTCAAGCATTTCCGGGGTCAAATCGCGTTCCCAGGTGACTTTCCACGAGATGAAGACGCAAATCATAAACAACACGGCAAAGACGACACCATTAATAAAATAGGCGTTCGGATCGTGCTCGCCAAAATGACCAATCAGTAATCCAGGGATAAAGGTGGCTAAAAATGTACCGGACGCAGAAAGGAACATACGGCAGGTTGACAGTTTCGTGCGCGCATTAAAATCCTTGGTCATTTCTGATGGCAGCGTTTCCCATGGAATTAATACCATGGCGGCGATAATTTCAAATGCCAGATAAACCGCAAGGTAGAACCAGAAATTCATTCCGGTCATCCATAGCAAGGTATACACCAGCATCAATGGTGCGCCAATCAACAAAAAGAAACGTCTTCTGCCGAATCGCTTACCTAACGCATTTTTATAGAAATGGTCGGTAAACGATCCCATAAACAGACTGACAATAGCATCGACAATCCTTGCTATGGCCACAATGGATGCTGCTTCAACCGGAGATAATCCGACAAATGTCGTGTAGAAAAAAAGAAGCCATGCGCCAATAACGGTAAATGCACCGCCACCCATAATATCTGTCATGCCATATCCGATACTTATCGGAATGGTTATTTTTCTAGTAGTACGAGACATGTTCTATCCTCACAGGAAAGAGTATTAGAATTTAAAATAATTATTAGCGTTATCGTGACAAATATTCCTGATCATTCGTGTCAGAATTTCTTTATTATCTGGGATCTCTCCTTTTGTTACCCAACCACCAATGAGATTGCAGAGGATCCTGCGAAAATAATCATGGCGAGGATAAGAGACAAAACTACGTGAATCGGTTAGCATTCCGACAAAATGCATCAACAGTC is a window of Citrobacter sp. Marseille-Q6884 DNA encoding:
- a CDS encoding MFS transporter translates to MSRTTRKITIPISIGYGMTDIMGGGAFTVIGAWLLFFYTTFVGLSPVEAASIVAIARIVDAIVSLFMGSFTDHFYKNALGKRFGRRRFFLLIGAPLMLVYTLLWMTGMNFWFYLAVYLAFEIIAAMVLIPWETLPSEMTKDFNARTKLSTCRMFLSASGTFLATFIPGLLIGHFGEHDPNAYFINGVVFAVLFMICVFISWKVTWERDLTPEMLEELERSSQPTTFTEKVAMVGRLFKEYGSTLKVRAFRKHLAIYLLSFTAKDVYNTVFVFFCVYCLNVSSSLAGTLLSMSIVGLPVTLLAGFAIIKYGPSRLYVFAYTLMMLCLAGLFMVYQFPTDNKVTLLVILAALYQVGRCVLEFTPWNVFPFIPDIDEMITRQRREGLFAAVMTFSRKTTVAIATFIVGLMLQNGGFVKGSQVQPEQAINTIATLLFAGTAGLLILALWQALTFHLNKRTHKIFVDEVERLKANGAKQDVEPETRRIVEDLTGYSYDALWCEAEKKTATKGKSASLMS
- a CDS encoding mannitol dehydrogenase family protein; amino-acid sequence: MQNKLLAAKAALPGYDRTTLIPRIVHLGFGAFHRAHQGVYADILAAEHRSDWGYCEVNLIGGEQQIADLKQQDNLYTVAEMSADAWTARVVGVVKNALHAQVDGLETVLAALCEPQVAIVSLTITEKGYCHSPATGQLMLDNPMIAADLQNPKQPKTAPGVIVEALARRKAAGLNAFTVMSCDNMPENGHVMRNVVTAYARAVDAELAGWIEQHVTFPSTMVDRIVPAVTPDTLDKIEQLTGVRDPAGVACEPFRQWVIEDNFVAGRPEWEKAGAELVADVIPFEEMKLRMLNGSHSFLAYLGYLAGYQHINDCMGDEHYRFAARALMLQEQAPTLKVKGVDLQQYADRLIERYSNPALRHRTWQIAMDGSQKLPQRMLDSVRWHLAHGSHFGLLALGVAGWMRYVGGVDEQGQVIEISDPLLPVIQNAVQNSKDGEERVQALLAIDAIFGRELPQVELFRTQVTNAYLALLADGAKMTVAKYAAKLK